The DNA region CAGATCCGTCATCGTTTCTGTAAAGATTGCGTTGATTTCGTCTGTGACTAGGTTGAATGAAGGTATTATGCCTGACACTGATTTATTGGCCTTGCCTACTTCCTGCATTGCCGAGCTCATCTGGAATACTGCATCTCCAACATCACGCATGCTCTCCATTCTGGTTACAATTTGAGTGAGCGCTAATTGATTCGTAGTCACTACATGCATAACCTTCTTCAGTTCTGCAAGTTCATTTACAAAGACAATGACCTTTGCCTCTTCCTTGCTTTGCTTGGCCTTGAGCATAGTTTCATACAAGCCCTTTCTCCTTGTTTCTAACCTTACCTTCAGATTATCTAATTCCCGCCTATGCACTTCTACTCCCCTGATTGCACGGTTTATCTTCTCCCGCAGTGCCTCTTTTTTCGAGCGCCTAAAGTAGGAGAGTATCTTCATGTGCTATCATTCTATGTTAACTATTGCAAACGAGAATTTACATCGAAAAAATGTGGGCGTATCGACCAAAACCCCTGCACCCCAAGGCGGCAGTTTGGAATTTGCAGAGGCTTGATCGACACGGTAATGCCTTCTTACGAGGGAAGGCCTAGCGAATCACTCGATTGGATGGAGGGTGGTAGATCAGGGAACTTGTCCTTCATGCGCTGCTCTGCGACGGCTGATGCTTCTCCGAGGATCTTCTCTGCTTCCTCTCCTGCTGCTTCGAAGTTCAGCGTGTAGCCTCCCATCTGGCCTGCGTCGACGAGTATGCCGCTTAGTAGCCCGCTTATTTCGCCGATTTCGTGCTCTGCTTCTGGAAGTACTGACATCAGGCCCGACTTTACGTTTTTTATGACTGCCATCGCTGGAGTCAATGTGACTACTACGTCACCGAGTTCCTGCACAGTGTTTAGCCTTAACACAATTTGTTCAAGCGCCAACTTTGCGGATGAAACCATTTTGTGCATCTTTCTTACTTCTGCAAGCTCGTTCGCATAGACCGTTGCATGATCCATGTCATGCTTCTGTATCGAAGATACTACTCGGCTGAAGATAGAAGTATCTCTCTCCCGAAGCTTTGTAGCTGTGTGGTCAAGTCTGCTGACTTGCACTTGTATTTGTCGTATAGCCTGCTCAAGCCTTGGTTTGAGAGGGCCTGCTGGTCTGACTGATCCCTTTATCCGTTCTCCTAGACCCGTTGTCTGAGGTTTTGCCCACCTAGAAGTGAACTGCGACACTATAACACCTTGGCGAATTGTCTACAGGTTTTTTTCTTAGAGGGGGTAGTAAAGAAAATTATACTCTATGGTAGTATTGACTAAAGTAAGTTTGACTTTTCTAACTTAACATGCTAGTCCTGAAATCGAAATTAGCCGTCAATAGGCGTGAAAAAAAGGTTTCGAGTTTGCTGAACTCCATTTGATATCTGCTTAGGAGATTAGGGTTCATTTCCTTATGGACGATTCCTATCGAAATATCTGCCAACTTGAAGGCTGGGTTGTCAAACTCTGAATCTCCCAGATACATTATCGGGCCATTCAAACCTAGCTCATTTTTCACTCTAGCTAAAGCTGTACCTTTGTCAACCTTTATTGGATAAACATCAGCAAACGGATTAGCATCAGACTCCACAACATAGAGGCCCAGTTCTCTGCATCTATACAGAAAGGGACTGATAATCCTTTGAGCGTTCATCCAATTGCGCGACATTCTCCAATCCACGCAAAATGCAAACAAATCCCCATCACTACTGATTTTTCTCTCTATGATCAAATTGTCTAGCATCTTAGCGATTCTGAGAGATTCGTTATACGCTTTATCTACTATCGCAGTTTTCTTTAGCGCCCGTTGGTCCAAGAATCGTGTGTTCCTTGTTTGCAGCTCTAACCCGCATATAGTAGCCGTTGCAGAGGCGAAGGGAACTTTTTCCTTGACGAACCTTAGATCCTTGGTTGTGATAACTGCCAGTGGAATTCTGCTGCTTACCTTCTTCAGAAGACTGAATAGGCTGGCTGGTATGGAGGTTTCTTCTCTGGACACCTCCAGCGGACTAAGCGTACCATCGTAGTCCGAAAATATGGCTTCTATCTTCACCTTAGAACACTCTGAAGTGTCATGCAGCATTTTTCTCCTTAGAGAGCCTGCAAGAAGAGAGCGATCCGAAATAAATATTTTTTTACTAAGATAGCGGAATTGCTAATGACTTGAAGAA from Nitrososphaerota archaeon includes:
- a CDS encoding HAD-IIB family hydrolase is translated as MLHDTSECSKVKIEAIFSDYDGTLSPLEVSREETSIPASLFSLLKKVSSRIPLAVITTKDLRFVKEKVPFASATATICGLELQTRNTRFLDQRALKKTAIVDKAYNESLRIAKMLDNLIIERKISSDGDLFAFCVDWRMSRNWMNAQRIISPFLYRCRELGLYVVESDANPFADVYPIKVDKGTALARVKNELGLNGPIMYLGDSEFDNPAFKLADISIGIVHKEMNPNLLSRYQMEFSKLETFFSRLLTANFDFRTSMLS